A portion of the Gossypium arboreum isolate Shixiya-1 chromosome 8, ASM2569848v2, whole genome shotgun sequence genome contains these proteins:
- the LOC108469062 gene encoding serine/threonine protein phosphatase 2A 57 kDa regulatory subunit B' kappa isoform, with translation MLRQFLSKIPRSFGNSDSPELTRPNSFMTAGPHTHLSNSFNSGCGRPCATKRTSSSIFPASVVAGIEPLLPFKNAPNSEKMNLFVSKVSLCCVTFDFSDATKNSIEKDVKRQTLLELLDFVASGSIRFSEPAILAMCRMCSTNLFRVFPPNYRSITSNNGENDDDDPIFCSAWPHLQIVYDLLLKFITSSCLDAKVAKKYIDHAFILRLLDLFDSEDPRERECLKTILHRVYGKFMVHRPLIRKDISNIFYRFVFEEERHNGITELLEIFGSIISGFALPLKEEHKIFLQRVLIPLHKPKTLGVYFQQLSYCVTQFIDKDPKLSSIVIKGLLKYWPITNSQKEVMFLNELKDILEEIDMVDFQKVMVPLSWQIGRCISSFHFQVAERALLFWNKEHIINIIAHNRHVIFPIILPALEKNARNHWNQSVLNLTLNVRKMFMDIDDGFFMSCLIHLKDEEAELSESAEKRKKAWERLENAANHRPPTTSNTAALVTHSATSIS, from the exons ATGTTAAGGCAATTCCTCAGTAAAATTCCACGGAGTTTCGGGAATTCGGATTCGCCGGAGTTAACTCGGCCGAACTCATTCATGACAGCCGGTCCACACACTCATCTATCCAACAGTTTCAACTCGGGCTGCGGCCGTCCCTGCGCCACGAAACGAACGTCCTCCTCCATTTTCCCGGCAAGTGTTGTGGCGGGAATTGAACCTTTGCTGCCGTTCAAAAACGCGCCAAATTCAGAAAAGATGAACCTTTTCGTCAGTAAGGTTAGCCTTTGTTGTGTGACTTTCGATTTCAGTGACGCGACTAAAAATTCGATTGAAAAAGATGTGAAGAGACAGACATTGCTTGAGTTATTAGATTTCGTGGCTTCTGGATCTATTAGATTTAGCGAACCTGCGATTTTGGCCATGTGTAGGATGTGTTCGACGAATCTGTTCAGGGTTTTCCCGCCAAATTATCGGTCTATTACAAGTAATAATGGTGAAAACGATGATGATGATCCAATATTTTGTTCAGCTTGGCCACATTTGCAAATTGTGTATGATCTGCTGCTCAAGTTCATCACTTCTTCGTGTCTCGATGCTAAAGTAGCTAAAAAGTACATAGATCATGCCTTTATTTTGAGATTGCTCGACTTGTTTGATTCAGAGGATCCGAGAGAAAGGGAGTGTTTGAAGACTATATTGCACAGGGTTTATGGGAAGTTTATGGTTCATAGGCCACTTATTCGAAAGGATATAAGCAATATATTTTATCGATTCGTTTTCGAAGAGGAGAGACATAATGGAATCACTGAGTTGTTGGAGATTTTCGGGAGTATAATCAGCGGATTCGCTCTGCCTTTAAAGGAGGAGCATAAGATCTTCTTGCAGAGGGTTTTGATTCCGCTGCACAAGCCAAAAACTTTGGGAGTTTACTTTCAACAATTGTCTTATTGTGTCACTCAGTTCATCGATAAGGACCCGAAGCTATCTAGTATAGTGATAAAGGGGTTATTGAAGTACTGGCCAATAACAAACAGCCAGAAGGAGGTGATGTTTCTCAACGAGTTGAAGGATATTTTGGAAGAAATCGACATGGTGGACTTCCAAAAAGTTATGGTCCCATTGTCTTGGCAGATTGGTCGTTGCATTAGCAGTTTCCACTTCCAG GTGGCTGAAAGAGCACTTCTCTTTTGGAATAAAGAACATATCATAAACATAATCGCACATAACCGGCATGTGATTTTTCCCATCATACTTCCAGCCTTGGAAAAGAATGCCCGGAACCATTGGAATCAATCGGTCCTGAACTTAACTTTAAATGTCAGGAAGATGTTCATGGATATTGATGATGGATTTTTCATGTCTTGCCTTATTCATTTAAAGGATGAAGAAGCAGAGCTAAGCGAATCCGCTGAGAAAAGGAAAAAAGCATGGGAGCGGCTAGAAAACGCAGCTAATCACCGGCCACCAACAACTAGTAATACTGCTGCTCTGGTAACTCATTCGGCAACCTCAATCTCGTGA
- the LOC108468376 gene encoding probable boron transporter 7, producing the protein MENNKRPFSGIISDFKGRRACYRHDWTSAFSSGYRILAPTTYIFFASALPVIAFGEQLSRDTGGTLSTVETLASTAICGIIHSIIGGQPMLIVGVAEPTIIMYTYLYNFSIERLELGKELYLAWTSWVCLWTAVMLVLLAIFNACLIINRFTRIAGELFGMLITVLFLQEAIKGVVSEFYIPEGGESHGETHQFHWLYTNGLLAVIFSFGVLYTSLMTRNARSWRYGTGWLRSLIADYGVPLMVLVWTALSYAVPRKVDSGVPRRLYCPLLWEPESLYHWTVVKDMGRVPPLYIFAAIIPASMIAGLYFFDHSVASQLAQQKEFNLKKPSAYHWDILILGITTFVCGLLGLPPSNGVLPQSPMHTKSLAVLNKQMIRKKMVKSVKEGMKQKASQSEIYGRMEAVFIELDASPAHDSADKELRNLKEAMMKDDGGNNGKEKFDPEKHIDAYLPVRVNEQRMSNLLQSILVAIPMFIVPVIRMIPTSVLWGYFAYMAIDSLEGCQFWERILLLFITPSRRYKVLETLHASYLELVPFKAILLFTLFQIAYFILCFGVTWIPIAGILFPVPFFLLISIRQHVLAKIFQPEHLQELDAAEYEEIIGTPRKVSLQEGESSNGAEGTDDDFHDAEILDEMTTSRGELKLRTKSYKEDRLYQVHPENPRNG; encoded by the exons ATGGAAAACAACAAACGTCCATTTTCGGGTATAATCAGCGACTTCAAGGGACGAAGAGCATGCTATCGGCATGATTGGACCAGTGCATTCAGCTCAGGCTATCG AATATTAGCTCCGACGACCTATATCTTCTTTGCTTCCGCTCTTCCAGTTATTGCTTTCGGAGAGCAATTGAGTCGAGATACAG gtGGCACGCTTAGCACGGTGGAAACATTGGCTTCCACCGCCATCTGCGGTATCATACACTCGATTATCGGCGGTCAACCTATGTTGATAGTCGGTGTTGCGGAACCGACGATTATAATGTACACTTACTTGTACAATTTCAGTATAGAAAGACTCGAATTGGGCAAAGAACTTTATTTGGCTTGGACATCATG GGTCTGTTTATGGACCGCGGTGATGCTCGTTCTGCTCGCCATATTCAACGCTTGCCTCATAATCAACCGGTTTACGAGGATCGCAGGCGAGCTTTTCGGCATGTTGATCACTGTTCTTTTCCTTCAAGAAGCGATTAAAGGCGTGGTCAGTGAATTCTATATACCGGAAGGTGGAGAATCTCATGGGGAGACACATCAGTTCCACTGGCTATACACTAATGGATTGCTAGCAGTCATTTTCTCGTTCGGGGTCCTATACACGTCTCTAATGACACGGAACGCGAGATCCTGGCGCTACGGAACAG GTTGGCTTCGAAGTTTAATCGCAGACTACGGTGTTCCACTAATGGTCTTGGTTTGGACAGCATTGTCATATGCCGTACCCCGGAAAGTCGATTCCGGAGTTCCCAGAAGGTTGTACTGTCCACTTCTATGGGAACCCGAATCACTATATCATTGGACAGTAGTGAAGGACATGGGAAGGGTTCCACCATTGTACATCTTTGCTGCCATTATACCGGCATCGATGATAGCTGGTTTATATTTCTTCGATCACAGTGTCGCATCGCAGCTGGCACAACAAAAGGAGTTTAACCTTAAGAAACCCTCTGCTTACCATTGGGATATCTTGATCCTTGGGATTACG ACATTCGTTTGCGGATTGCTTGGACTCCCTCCGTCGAATGGTGTCCTACCGCAATCTCCGATGCACACCAAGAGCCTTGCGGTTCTCAACAAGCAG ATGATTCGGAAAAAAATGGTGAAAAGTGTCAAGGAAGGCATGAAACAAAAAGCAAGCCAATCCGAAATCTACGGAAGAATGGAAGCCGTGTTCATTGAATTAGATGCATCCCCTGCT CATGATTCAGCAGACAAAGAATTGAGGAACTTAAAAGAAGCCATGATGAAAGACGATGGCGGGAACAACGGTAAAGAAAAATTCGATCCCGAGAAACACATCGACGCTTATTTACCCGTTAGAGTTAATGAGCAACGGATGAGCAACCTGTTGCAATCAATCCTTGTTGCAATACCAATGTTCATTGTACCCGTAATAAGAATGATCCCTACATCGGTACTATGGGGATATTTCGCCTACATGGCCATCGATAGTCTCGAAGGTTGCCAGTTTTGGGAAAGGATATTGCTACTCTTCATTACCCCTAGCCGTCGTTATAA GGTCTTGGAAACCTTACATGCATCATATTTGGAGTTGGTCCCATTCAAGGCCATTTTGTTGTTCACATTGTTCCAAATTGCGTATTTCATTTTATGTTTTGGGGTCACATGGATACCTATTGCTGGGATATTGTTCCCGGTACCTTTCTTCCTTCTCATCAGTATCCGGCAACACGTCCTCGCGAAAATTTTCCAGCCTGAACACCTTCAAGAACTCGATGCCGCCGAGTACGAAGAAATCATTGGTACCCCGAGAAAAGTATCACTCCAG GAAGGGGAATCATCAAATGGCGCAGAAGGCACTGATGATGATTTCCATGATGCTGAGATATTGGATGAAATGACAACTAGCAGAGGAGAGCTTAAGCTTAGAACTAAAAGCTATAAAGAAGATAGGTTATATCAG GTTCATCCAGAGAATCCAAGGAATGGCTAA